A single Leptospira barantonii DNA region contains:
- the ftsA gene encoding cell division protein FtsA, translated as MLEPRDRIIAALDLGTSLTKVVVARPISEYEVEIIGTGAYPSSGVKNGSIINIESTTRSIIEAVSEAELMSGQEISSVAVNITGKTVKADNSKGVVAITNRDRTVTEPDVVRVIEAAQAIRVPADQQILHVLSKEFSVDDQTSIRDPIGMTGVRLEAEVHIVTAGITAIHNLEKCVESSGLVCEVMILSSLASSEAVLTSGEKDLGTAVLDIGAGICDLIVYVDGGISYSSVIPFGGINVTSDISIGLKTTLETAELLKKRYGHTVLSEIDPTETIEIPPISGRPARQVLREELVSIIEPRMREIFEMVDKELEKSGKKGLLAGGVILTGGGSLLEGIDTLAEDVFRLTASRARPGGISGLAEKASSPEFSTVIGMIKYADRMTDMDQKSVDRSEGWTKKIRRWIEDNL; from the coding sequence ATGTTGGAACCGAGAGATAGAATCATCGCCGCATTGGACCTCGGGACCTCTTTGACAAAAGTGGTCGTGGCCCGACCTATCTCCGAATACGAAGTGGAAATCATAGGAACCGGAGCATATCCTTCTTCCGGAGTCAAAAACGGATCCATCATCAATATCGAATCCACCACCCGGTCCATCATCGAAGCCGTAAGCGAAGCCGAACTCATGTCCGGTCAGGAAATTTCTTCCGTAGCGGTAAACATCACCGGCAAAACTGTAAAGGCGGATAACTCTAAGGGAGTTGTGGCAATCACGAACCGAGATCGAACCGTAACCGAACCGGATGTGGTTCGAGTGATCGAAGCCGCACAAGCGATCCGTGTTCCCGCGGATCAACAAATCCTTCACGTTCTTTCCAAAGAATTCTCGGTGGACGATCAAACGAGTATCCGCGATCCGATCGGAATGACCGGAGTTCGTCTCGAAGCGGAAGTTCATATCGTGACCGCGGGTATAACAGCAATTCATAATTTAGAAAAATGTGTTGAATCATCGGGGCTCGTCTGCGAGGTCATGATTCTTTCCAGCCTCGCATCATCCGAAGCCGTGTTGACCTCGGGTGAGAAGGATCTCGGAACCGCCGTTCTCGACATAGGCGCCGGAATCTGCGATCTGATCGTTTACGTAGACGGAGGGATTTCTTATTCTTCCGTGATTCCGTTCGGAGGAATCAACGTCACGAGCGACATTTCCATCGGACTCAAAACCACATTAGAAACAGCCGAACTACTCAAAAAAAGATACGGTCATACCGTTCTTTCCGAAATCGATCCCACGGAAACGATCGAGATTCCTCCCATCAGCGGAAGACCCGCAAGACAAGTGCTCCGTGAAGAACTCGTTTCCATCATCGAACCGAGAATGCGCGAAATTTTCGAGATGGTCGACAAGGAACTCGAAAAGTCCGGCAAAAAAGGACTTCTTGCGGGAGGAGTGATTCTTACCGGAGGAGGAAGCCTTCTCGAAGGAATCGACACCCTTGCGGAAGACGTGTTTCGTCTAACGGCTTCCAGGGCAAGACCGGGCGGAATCAGCGGACTCGCGGAGAAGGCGTCTTCGCCCGAATTCTCGACCGTAATCGGAATGATCAAATACGCAGATAGAATGACGGACATGGATCAGAAATCCGTGGACCGTTCGGAAGGTTGGACGAAAAAAATCAGAAGATGGATCGAAGACAATCTTTGA
- a CDS encoding cell division protein FtsQ/DivIB yields the protein MRHNLIDFLREFVQKRRNILLLALLVGILSIGMILGFGFQGIPRELNKLIITGHEKLKTEEIVRMLEIQPGTSFDTLDLDLLEKRVSRLPRVNSARITKKSEDQLLIELTERKAVYIVNSDGHLYEIDGELRLLSKDDVREKDLCVLSGNFPIKNGSIQDASFRDLYNSVEQAFRMYPALKPRISEVLLQEDGEIFFFADEPIRLRIQIGTLLHRDQVRKLYAILAYFEKDKIESELVDIRGEDAVYH from the coding sequence ATGAGACATAATCTGATTGACTTTCTACGAGAATTTGTGCAGAAAAGGAGAAACATTCTCCTTTTGGCTCTCCTCGTCGGAATCTTGAGCATTGGGATGATTCTCGGGTTCGGTTTTCAAGGGATTCCCCGAGAATTGAATAAGTTAATCATTACGGGGCATGAAAAGCTCAAAACGGAAGAAATCGTAAGAATGCTTGAAATTCAACCCGGAACCTCCTTCGACACGCTGGACTTGGATCTTCTGGAAAAAAGGGTCTCCAGACTTCCCCGAGTCAATTCCGCCCGCATTACTAAAAAGTCGGAAGACCAACTTCTCATCGAACTTACCGAAAGAAAGGCCGTTTACATCGTAAACTCCGACGGACATTTATACGAGATCGATGGCGAGTTACGACTTCTTTCCAAAGACGACGTTCGCGAAAAGGACCTTTGTGTTCTTTCCGGAAATTTTCCGATTAAGAATGGATCGATCCAAGACGCAAGTTTCCGCGATCTTTATAATTCCGTCGAACAAGCGTTTAGAATGTATCCCGCGTTAAAGCCGAGAATCTCCGAGGTTCTTCTACAAGAAGACGGAGAAATTTTCTTCTTCGCGGACGAACCGATTCGCTTGAGAATTCAGATCGGCACTCTTCTTCATAGGGATCAGGTTCGCAAACTCTACGCTATATTAGCATATTTTGAAAAAGACAAGATCGAATCCGAACTTGTGGACATCCGAGGAGAAGACGCAGTCTATCATTGA
- a CDS encoding MlaD family protein encodes MNLTKHTAVLTGVIFFLAFSLGMYISVIEKAGTKDDYPYTMKIYYPRLEGIHPGAPVRILGVERGIVLSLDVVPIDEVGDQKFLNKDQTKAIEIVIRLKEPITLWDNYKITFQTNTILSGRTIDIDPGSSEKEDTTFFQPTYLEEEQRPPDFLPSADYFEDFFAASTGVIRENREDIRASFTNLYEISEKLKSNRGTIPQIINSPETYDNVLELLTDARIFGNDARRYTEGYRKLERSAPTPFTINLYRRTTLIGSVGNDYYFGKL; translated from the coding sequence ATGAATCTTACCAAACACACAGCGGTCCTTACGGGAGTGATCTTCTTCCTGGCTTTTTCCTTGGGAATGTATATTTCCGTGATCGAAAAGGCGGGAACCAAGGACGATTATCCATACACGATGAAGATCTATTATCCTCGTTTGGAAGGAATTCATCCCGGCGCGCCGGTGCGGATTTTGGGCGTGGAAAGAGGGATCGTTTTGAGTTTGGACGTGGTTCCGATCGACGAAGTAGGAGATCAGAAATTCTTAAATAAGGATCAAACCAAGGCGATCGAAATCGTGATTCGTTTGAAGGAACCGATCACTCTTTGGGACAATTATAAGATCACCTTTCAAACCAATACGATTCTTTCGGGTAGAACCATCGATATCGATCCGGGTTCGTCGGAAAAGGAAGACACTACATTCTTTCAACCGACGTATTTGGAAGAAGAACAAAGACCTCCGGACTTCTTACCTTCGGCCGATTACTTTGAGGATTTTTTCGCGGCTTCCACGGGTGTGATTCGCGAGAATCGAGAGGATATTCGCGCTTCGTTTACCAATCTTTATGAGATTTCGGAAAAGCTGAAGTCGAACCGCGGAACGATTCCTCAGATCATCAATTCTCCGGAAACATACGACAACGTGTTGGAACTCCTTACCGACGCGAGAATTTTCGGCAACGACGCCCGTCGTTATACGGAAGGTTATCGCAAGTTGGAACGTTCTGCGCCGACTCCGTTTACGATCAATTTGTATCGTAGGACGACTTTGATCGGTAGTGTCGGGAACGATTACTATTTCGGGAAGTTGTAG
- a CDS encoding type II toxin-antitoxin system VapC family toxin, producing the protein MKYLLDTHVILWAIGSSNLLSKRAREIIENPENAIYASSISLWEISLKCKLGKLKITGFKPSQIPDLLTKLNIEIIPLEADEASSYDSLTESHHKDPFDRMLIWQAMKRKLTIVSKDSEMKKYKARGLKTIW; encoded by the coding sequence ATGAAATATCTTCTGGATACGCACGTAATTTTATGGGCAATCGGATCTTCAAATCTTCTCAGCAAAAGGGCGAGAGAAATCATTGAAAACCCGGAAAACGCCATATATGCAAGTTCAATCTCGTTGTGGGAAATTTCTCTCAAATGTAAATTAGGAAAACTTAAAATTACCGGATTCAAACCTTCTCAGATTCCCGATTTATTAACGAAACTCAATATTGAAATCATTCCTTTGGAAGCCGATGAGGCAAGCAGTTACGATTCTTTAACGGAATCCCATCACAAAGATCCGTTCGATCGAATGTTAATTTGGCAGGCGATGAAACGAAAGCTAACCATTGTTAGTAAGGATTCTGAGATGAAAAAGTATAAGGCTCGCGGTTTAAAAACGATTTGGTAA
- a CDS encoding type II toxin-antitoxin system Phd/YefM family antitoxin, translated as MKSFPVGELKSNFSKVLESVKNGEQIGILYGKGKKPVAMIVPISPKKPAKRKIGFLDQKSKITFSEDFKISEEEFLDSP; from the coding sequence ATGAAATCCTTTCCCGTAGGCGAACTCAAATCGAATTTTTCCAAAGTTCTCGAATCCGTTAAAAACGGAGAACAGATAGGCATTCTTTACGGAAAAGGCAAAAAACCGGTCGCAATGATCGTGCCGATCTCTCCTAAAAAACCGGCTAAACGAAAAATCGGATTCTTAGATCAAAAATCGAAAATAACCTTTTCCGAAGATTTTAAAATTTCAGAGGAAGAATTTCTCGATTCACCATGA
- a CDS encoding glycosyltransferase has product MKVAIIHDWLNGMRGGELVLDSLLKIYPTADLFTLFYTPGKLNPRIEQRKITTAFTNNLPFKDSKYRWYLPLFPTAIESLDLKGYDLVISSSHCVAKGVITDPDSIHFSYVHSPMRYVWDLYYDYFPSRKGLKFFAFEAISNYLRTWDVASSSRVDSFWSNSEFVARRIQKFYRRESKVIFPPCLPEKWKVDSQTKDDFYLIVSAFAPYKRIDLAIETFRKNGKRLVLIGGGQEFKKLTSDLPKNIEILPHLKREEVLEYYKKAKAFIFPGMEDFGIAPVEAQAYATPVIAFGKGGALETVVAGKTGVFFPEQTVESLQAAIEQADRISWKTSDFQKNVSRFTEEKFIIEIKKQVENRIRTPRKKG; this is encoded by the coding sequence ATGAAAGTTGCCATCATCCATGACTGGCTGAACGGAATGCGCGGAGGAGAACTCGTCCTCGATTCTCTCTTAAAAATTTATCCGACAGCCGACCTATTTACGTTATTCTACACACCCGGAAAGTTGAACCCACGGATCGAACAAAGAAAGATCACGACCGCGTTTACGAACAATCTTCCGTTTAAGGATTCCAAGTATCGTTGGTATCTTCCTTTGTTTCCGACGGCGATCGAATCCCTCGATCTAAAAGGATACGATCTTGTGATCTCTTCTTCCCATTGTGTGGCGAAGGGAGTGATCACCGATCCGGATTCGATTCATTTTAGCTATGTCCATTCTCCGATGCGTTACGTTTGGGATTTGTATTACGATTATTTTCCATCGCGCAAGGGTTTGAAATTTTTTGCATTCGAAGCGATTTCGAATTATCTGCGGACCTGGGATGTGGCTTCTTCTTCAAGGGTGGATTCTTTTTGGTCCAACTCGGAGTTCGTCGCGAGGAGAATTCAAAAATTCTATCGTAGAGAATCTAAGGTAATCTTTCCTCCTTGTTTGCCCGAAAAGTGGAAGGTCGATTCTCAAACAAAGGACGACTTCTATCTCATCGTCTCCGCCTTTGCGCCTTACAAAAGAATCGATCTCGCCATCGAAACGTTTCGTAAGAACGGCAAACGTCTTGTTCTGATCGGAGGCGGACAAGAATTTAAGAAACTGACTTCCGATCTTCCGAAAAACATCGAGATTCTTCCCCATCTAAAGCGCGAAGAGGTCCTCGAATATTACAAAAAGGCGAAGGCGTTTATCTTTCCGGGAATGGAAGATTTCGGAATCGCCCCCGTAGAAGCTCAGGCCTACGCAACTCCGGTCATCGCTTTCGGAAAGGGCGGGGCCTTGGAAACGGTGGTCGCGGGGAAAACCGGAGTATTCTTCCCCGAACAAACCGTGGAATCTTTGCAAGCCGCGATCGAACAAGCCGACCGGATTTCCTGGAAAACTTCCGATTTTCAGAAGAACGTAAGTCGTTTTACCGAGGAAAAATTCATTATCGAAATCAAAAAGCAGGTCGAGAATAGAATCAGAACTCCAAGGAAAAAAGGATAA
- a CDS encoding flagellar FlbD family protein: protein MILLHRLKGDEFVLNASHIESLEANPDTTITLSNDRKYVVKESVPEVIEKILEYKKRILVFPMGSSPDQFKRMD from the coding sequence TTGATTCTACTTCATAGACTAAAAGGGGACGAGTTTGTACTCAACGCTTCTCACATTGAGAGTCTTGAAGCCAATCCCGACACTACGATTACTCTTTCCAACGATCGAAAGTATGTGGTGAAAGAATCCGTTCCCGAAGTTATCGAAAAAATCTTAGAATATAAAAAACGGATTCTTGTGTTTCCTATGGGATCTTCTCCGGATCAGTTCAAAAGGATGGATTAA